A genomic stretch from Empedobacter stercoris includes:
- a CDS encoding tetratricopeptide repeat protein: MKINIFYIFFVSFASVLCAQKVDSIRIAYDYVYFDPQKAIEMADQIIKNSNDKNDQITARLIKTNAYTSLDDSYNSLKYAFETYDYIKKEKDIFNEARILGRLGELFQGYGFNTQSREYLDESVNLISSNAFPSEKKAMYFGNIYGIKGNGYKDDLDCDFAIKYYDKAIKAYKNSESNQSILNNLALVYIEKSNCLIDQHQVDSAKIYLNEAMEVVQKNNLEEYDQSAKISLAKIYQYEKDYHKSNSLLINVLNDIQSSRPLQVSSEIYKLLAQNSFELKDFEAYKKYVDLGNKANFTLEKTFLATQEKSLNYLLHKDDTIIARLLKFWLPISLILILSVLIFRKIYIINRINNKNTIS; the protein is encoded by the coding sequence ATGAAGATTAACATATTCTATATATTTTTTGTTTCTTTTGCTTCTGTTTTATGCGCTCAAAAAGTAGATAGCATTCGAATTGCGTATGATTACGTTTATTTTGATCCTCAAAAAGCGATTGAAATGGCAGATCAAATTATTAAAAATTCAAATGATAAGAACGATCAAATCACAGCGCGATTAATCAAGACAAATGCGTATACATCTTTAGATGACAGTTACAATTCGTTGAAATATGCCTTCGAAACATACGATTATATCAAGAAAGAAAAAGATATTTTTAACGAAGCGCGTATTTTAGGTCGATTAGGAGAACTTTTTCAGGGATATGGATTCAATACGCAATCAAGAGAATACCTGGATGAATCAGTCAATTTGATTTCTTCTAATGCCTTTCCATCAGAAAAAAAAGCCATGTATTTTGGAAATATTTATGGTATAAAAGGGAATGGATACAAAGATGATTTGGATTGTGATTTTGCGATTAAATACTATGATAAAGCAATAAAAGCATATAAAAATTCGGAAAGTAATCAGTCTATTTTAAATAATTTAGCGCTTGTTTACATCGAAAAATCCAATTGTTTAATTGATCAACATCAGGTAGATTCTGCTAAAATTTATTTGAATGAAGCAATGGAAGTTGTTCAGAAAAATAATTTAGAAGAATATGACCAATCGGCAAAAATTAGTCTTGCAAAGATTTATCAGTACGAGAAAGATTATCATAAATCAAACTCATTATTGATAAATGTTTTAAATGATATACAATCTTCTCGACCTTTGCAAGTTAGTAGTGAAATATATAAATTATTGGCTCAGAATTCATTTGAATTGAAGGATTTCGAGGCTTATAAAAAGTATGTAGACTTAGGTAATAAAGCGAATTTTACTTTAGAAAAAACCTTTTTAGCAACTCAAGAGAAAAGTTTAAACTATTTATTACATAAAGATGATACTATTATTGCGAGATTATTAAAATTTTGGCTTCCTATTTCATTAATTCTTATTTTATCAGTTTTAATATTTCGGAAAATTTACATCATTAATAGAATTAATAATAAAAATACAATTTCTTAA
- a CDS encoding helix-turn-helix domain-containing protein, producing MLSVFVFSQNTEENNTFYQEAIQQIKKDNGKSIKIYEYLINNATNPEHKINYQLDLIKLKIYVSKDVEAIDIFFAIQDEIESLKNREIEDKYNIIGADLAQYLGFNQYSQKLLKKVKSKDKEWIDSIHHKFLDLRTDLAVNSFPTSPIQSEIDAHTTIDSLNNTINEVEKFIFLKKLKNYYLKKNSLEKYAIYNTQLTKLNEQLKVEKKGTKNHLVNKLLEQNRIRLAKENRNIKNLSYVFSAVLVGLILFVIFYKKKEKVEETITKPNLISDKVENEILIKLDHFEHNKGYLNPHITIVLLAKELDTNVKYLSSILNNSKQKSFNNYINELRIEYIVKCLQEDHKFRLYKVSHLATLSGFASQSSFTTFFKLVTGTTPSVFIKNLTDNED from the coding sequence ATGTTGTCAGTGTTTGTTTTTTCACAAAATACTGAAGAAAACAATACTTTTTACCAAGAAGCAATTCAACAAATAAAAAAGGATAATGGAAAAAGTATCAAGATTTATGAATATTTAATCAATAATGCAACAAATCCAGAACATAAAATTAATTATCAATTAGATTTAATTAAACTAAAAATCTATGTTTCGAAAGATGTAGAAGCAATTGATATCTTTTTTGCCATTCAAGATGAAATCGAAAGCTTAAAGAATCGAGAAATAGAAGATAAATACAATATTATTGGGGCAGATTTGGCACAATATTTAGGATTTAATCAATATTCTCAAAAACTTCTTAAAAAGGTAAAATCAAAAGATAAAGAGTGGATTGATAGCATTCATCACAAGTTTTTAGATCTACGAACAGATTTAGCTGTGAACTCATTTCCCACTTCTCCTATTCAGTCCGAAATAGATGCTCATACAACTATTGATAGTTTAAACAATACGATTAATGAGGTTGAAAAATTTATCTTTTTAAAGAAACTTAAAAATTATTATCTTAAAAAAAACTCACTCGAAAAATACGCTATATACAATACACAATTAACAAAACTTAATGAGCAATTAAAAGTTGAGAAAAAAGGAACAAAAAATCATCTTGTCAACAAACTATTGGAACAGAATAGAATCCGATTAGCAAAAGAAAATCGAAATATTAAGAACTTATCTTACGTTTTTAGTGCAGTTTTAGTAGGTTTAATTTTATTTGTAATTTTTTATAAAAAGAAGGAGAAAGTTGAAGAAACAATTACGAAACCAAATTTAATTTCGGACAAAGTTGAAAACGAAATATTAATCAAATTAGATCATTTTGAACATAATAAAGGCTATCTAAATCCTCATATTACGATTGTACTTTTGGCTAAAGAACTGGATACAAATGTCAAATATTTATCCTCGATTCTGAACAATAGTAAACAGAAAAGTTTTAATAATTACATCAACGAATTGCGAATTGAATATATTGTGAAATGTCTACAAGAAGACCATAAATTTCGTTTGTACAAAGTGAGTCATCTTGCCACTCTAAGCGGGTTTGCTTCACAAAGTAGTTTCACAACTTTTTTTAAATTGGTGACAGGAACCACTCCATCTGTATTTATCAAAAATTTGACTGACAATGAAGATTAA
- a CDS encoding dihydrolipoamide acetyltransferase family protein, translated as MSDYKLILPSMGEGVMEATVTNWIKNIGDAIAEDESVVEIATDKVDSDVPSPVAGVLKEILVPVDGIAKVGEPIAILSVDGVVEQTEEAEEVDTNSDQEIADTAKTIEAEVATIKSETIITSSDDKFYSPLVKSIAKEEGVSQTELDQILGSGKDGRVTKDDILNFVKNRGTQSVNTTVTAPVTQPQAPQIQAAPISVGEGDEIIEMDRMRKIIAQNMLQAKQIAPHVTSFVEVDMTNIVLWRDKNKNEFQKKHGEKITFMPIFIEAVAKAIQDFPMINVSVDGDKIIKKKNINIGMAAALPSGNLIVPVIKNADQFNLAGLASQVNDLANRARTNKLKPVEIQGGTYTITNIGSFGNTLGTPIIPQPQVAILAVGAIVKKPAVIETPQGDMIAIRHKMYLSHAYDHRVVDGALGGMFVKRVAEYLEAFDMNTLV; from the coding sequence ATGTCTGACTATAAATTAATTCTACCTTCGATGGGAGAAGGTGTAATGGAAGCTACTGTTACCAATTGGATCAAAAATATTGGTGATGCAATTGCCGAAGATGAATCGGTTGTAGAAATTGCAACTGACAAAGTAGATTCTGATGTTCCTTCACCAGTTGCAGGAGTTTTAAAAGAAATCTTGGTTCCAGTAGATGGAATTGCAAAAGTAGGTGAGCCAATCGCAATTTTATCTGTAGATGGAGTTGTAGAGCAAACCGAAGAAGCAGAAGAAGTTGATACAAACAGTGATCAAGAAATTGCAGATACTGCAAAAACAATCGAAGCTGAAGTTGCAACAATTAAATCTGAAACGATTATTACATCGTCTGATGATAAATTTTATTCACCTTTAGTAAAGTCTATTGCAAAAGAAGAAGGAGTTTCTCAAACAGAATTGGATCAAATTTTAGGTTCAGGAAAAGATGGACGTGTAACGAAAGATGATATTTTAAATTTCGTTAAAAATAGAGGAACTCAATCAGTAAATACTACTGTCACTGCTCCAGTTACTCAGCCTCAAGCACCACAAATACAAGCTGCACCAATTTCTGTTGGTGAAGGTGATGAGATCATCGAAATGGATAGAATGCGTAAGATTATTGCGCAAAATATGCTACAAGCAAAACAAATCGCACCTCATGTAACATCTTTCGTTGAAGTTGATATGACGAATATCGTTTTATGGAGAGATAAAAATAAGAATGAGTTTCAAAAGAAACATGGTGAGAAAATTACGTTCATGCCAATTTTTATCGAAGCTGTAGCAAAAGCTATTCAAGATTTCCCAATGATTAATGTATCTGTAGATGGAGATAAAATCATCAAAAAGAAAAATATTAACATTGGTATGGCAGCTGCTTTACCAAGCGGAAATTTAATTGTACCTGTGATCAAAAATGCAGATCAATTTAATTTAGCAGGATTAGCTTCTCAAGTAAATGATTTAGCAAACCGTGCACGTACGAATAAATTGAAACCAGTCGAAATTCAAGGAGGAACTTATACAATCACCAATATCGGTTCTTTTGGAAATACGTTAGGAACACCAATTATTCCTCAACCACAAGTCGCTATTCTTGCTGTTGGAGCAATTGTGAAGAAACCTGCAGTTATTGAAACTCCACAAGGAGATATGATTGCCATTCGTCACAAAATGTATCTATCCCATGCTTACGATCACCGTGTAGTGGATGGCGCATTAGGCGGTATGTTTGTAAAACGTGTAGCCGAATATCTTGAAGCTTTTGATATGAATACACTTGTATAA
- a CDS encoding DUF3467 domain-containing protein, translated as MSENQQNEGLNIELNELVAQGVYATGAIINHSPSEFVVDFVQFLPGARPSVKSRIILSPLQAKQLSQSLAENVSNFEKNFGEIKEPQVNNGTATYEA; from the coding sequence ATGTCAGAAAATCAACAAAACGAAGGATTAAACATTGAGTTAAACGAATTAGTAGCTCAAGGTGTTTATGCTACAGGAGCAATCATCAACCACTCACCATCTGAGTTCGTTGTAGATTTTGTTCAGTTTTTACCAGGTGCTAGACCATCAGTAAAATCAAGAATTATCTTGTCTCCATTACAAGCAAAACAATTATCTCAATCGTTAGCAGAAAACGTTTCAAACTTTGAGAAAAACTTTGGTGAAATCAAAGAACCTCAAGTAAACAACGGTACTGCAACTTACGAAGCTTAA
- the rpoC gene encoding DNA-directed RNA polymerase subunit beta' — MSTKNKTSQFSKIRIGLASPESILQESKGEVLKPETINYRTHKPERDGLFCERIFGPVKDYECACGKYKRIRYKGIVCDRCGVEVTEKKVRRERIGHINLVVPIAHIWYFRSLPNKIGYILGLPSKKLDMVIYYERYVVIQPGIAKGPEGEELNRLDFLSEEEYLDILETLPIENQYLEDSDPNKFVAKMGAEALEDLLSRINLDELSYELRHKAHNETSKQRRTEALKRLQVVEALRESNMHHVNRPEWMVMRVIPVIPPELRPLVPLDGGRFATSDLNDLYRRVIIRNNRLKRLMEIKAPEVILRNEKRMLQEAVDSLFDNTRKASAVKADGNRPLKSLSDSLKGKQGRFRQNLLGKRVDYSARSVIVVGPTLKLHECGLPKDMAAELYKPFVVRKLIERGIVKTVKSAKKIIDRKEPVVWDILENVIKGHPVLLNRAPTLHRLGIQAFQPKLIEGKAIRLHPLVCTAFNADFDGDQMAVHLPLGPEAVLEAQLLMLASQNILNPANGSPITVPSQDMVLGLYYMTKIRRTDHQFTVKGEGLTFYSDEEVQIAYNEGAVDLNAPIRVKGTIRVGEELVENQLIETSVGRVLFNQIVPKQVGFVNEVLTKKSLRTIINKIIKITDFPTTAAFLDDMKALGYRNAFEGGLSFSLGDILIPEQKKDLISGAINQVENIKMNYNMGLITNNERYNQVIDVWTTTNATLTEIVMKRMTEDQQGFNSVFMMLDSGARGSKEQIRQLSGMRGLMAKPQKAGSTGGDIIENPIISNFREGLSILEYFISSHGARKGLADTALKTADAGYLTRRLVDVAQDVIVMHEDCGTLRGLEISALKKKEEIIESLSSRVLGRTSLNDIYNPNNGELIIAAGQIITEDIGEVLEAAGIENVEVRSPLTCEAKTGICAKCYGRNLATGKGVQKGESVGVVAAQSIGEPGTQLTLRTFHVGGTAGNVSEQNTINAKVDGTVEFDDLRLVQSTDDAGNLVDTVVSRSTEMKVIDDLGNIRQQTNIAYGTVLSVKNGAKVQKGQEIASWDPYNGVIIAESTGKIEYEQLEQGVTFQIEIDEQTGFQEKVISESRNKKLVPALRVITIDGEEKTYNLPVGAHLMVNDGEKINAGKILVKIPRKSAKSGDITGGLPRITELLEARNPSNPSVVCEMDGVVSFGKIKRGNREIIVESKNGEIRRYLVKLSAQILVQENDFVRAGEPLSDGAITPEDILRILGPTAVQEYLVNEIQDVYRLQGVKIDDKHFEIIVRQMLRKVRIVDSGDTRFLEDSLEHKDDFMEENDRLFGMKVVEDAGDSDTLKPGQIISVRDLRDENSKLKREDKNLVIAREALPATAEAVLQGITRASLQTKSFMSAASFQETTKVLNEAAVAGKVDGLVGLKENVIVGHLIPAGTGLKEYQNIIVGSNREYEELINAKQEL; from the coding sequence ATGTCAACAAAAAATAAAACAAGTCAATTCTCAAAAATCCGTATCGGGTTAGCTTCTCCAGAATCGATTCTACAAGAATCTAAAGGTGAAGTTTTAAAACCTGAAACGATTAACTATAGAACGCACAAACCAGAGCGTGACGGGTTATTCTGTGAGCGTATCTTTGGACCTGTAAAAGATTACGAATGTGCCTGCGGAAAATATAAAAGAATCCGTTATAAAGGTATCGTTTGTGACCGTTGTGGGGTTGAAGTTACTGAAAAGAAAGTTCGTCGTGAGCGTATTGGACACATCAACCTTGTTGTGCCAATTGCACATATTTGGTATTTCCGTTCATTACCAAACAAAATTGGTTACATCTTAGGATTACCATCTAAGAAATTAGATATGGTAATTTACTACGAAAGATATGTCGTAATTCAACCAGGTATCGCAAAAGGACCAGAAGGGGAAGAATTAAATAGATTAGATTTCTTATCAGAAGAAGAGTATTTAGATATTTTAGAAACTCTTCCAATCGAGAATCAATATTTAGAAGATTCAGATCCTAATAAATTCGTTGCGAAAATGGGTGCTGAAGCATTAGAAGACCTATTATCTCGTATCAATTTAGATGAATTATCTTACGAATTAAGACACAAAGCACATAACGAAACATCTAAACAACGTCGTACAGAAGCGTTAAAACGTTTACAAGTTGTTGAGGCGTTACGTGAGTCAAATATGCACCACGTCAATCGTCCTGAATGGATGGTAATGCGCGTTATTCCGGTTATTCCACCAGAATTACGTCCATTAGTTCCATTAGATGGTGGTCGTTTTGCAACATCAGATTTAAATGATTTATACCGTCGTGTAATTATCCGTAACAATCGTTTGAAACGATTAATGGAGATTAAAGCGCCAGAAGTAATTTTACGTAACGAAAAACGTATGTTACAAGAAGCGGTTGATTCATTATTCGATAATACGCGTAAAGCATCTGCTGTTAAAGCTGATGGTAACCGTCCATTAAAATCATTATCTGATTCATTAAAAGGTAAACAAGGTCGTTTCCGTCAAAACTTATTAGGTAAACGTGTGGATTATTCTGCTCGTTCTGTAATTGTTGTTGGACCAACACTAAAATTACACGAATGTGGTTTACCAAAAGATATGGCTGCTGAATTATACAAACCATTCGTAGTTCGTAAATTAATCGAACGTGGTATTGTAAAAACAGTTAAATCGGCTAAGAAAATTATCGATAGAAAAGAGCCAGTTGTTTGGGATATTTTAGAAAATGTAATCAAAGGACACCCAGTTTTATTAAACCGTGCCCCTACGTTACACCGTTTAGGTATCCAAGCATTCCAACCGAAATTAATTGAGGGTAAAGCAATTCGTTTACACCCATTAGTGTGTACTGCCTTCAATGCCGATTTCGATGGTGACCAGATGGCCGTTCACTTACCATTAGGACCAGAAGCTGTTTTAGAAGCACAATTATTAATGTTGGCTTCTCAAAATATCTTGAATCCTGCAAATGGATCTCCAATTACTGTTCCTTCTCAGGATATGGTATTGGGTCTGTACTATATGACGAAAATTCGTCGTACTGACCACCAATTTACAGTAAAAGGTGAAGGATTAACTTTCTATTCAGACGAAGAAGTTCAAATTGCATACAACGAAGGAGCTGTTGACTTAAACGCGCCAATTCGTGTAAAAGGAACTATTCGTGTAGGAGAGGAGTTAGTAGAAAATCAATTAATCGAAACTTCAGTAGGACGTGTGTTATTTAACCAAATCGTTCCAAAACAAGTAGGATTTGTAAATGAAGTATTAACGAAAAAATCGTTACGTACAATCATTAACAAAATCATCAAGATTACAGATTTCCCTACAACAGCTGCATTCTTAGATGATATGAAAGCATTAGGATACCGCAATGCCTTCGAGGGTGGTTTATCATTCTCTTTAGGTGATATCTTAATTCCAGAACAAAAGAAAGACCTTATCTCTGGTGCGATCAACCAAGTTGAGAACATTAAGATGAACTATAACATGGGTCTTATTACAAATAACGAACGTTACAACCAAGTTATTGATGTTTGGACAACAACAAACGCAACGTTAACTGAAATTGTAATGAAACGTATGACAGAAGATCAACAAGGATTTAACTCTGTATTCATGATGCTTGATTCTGGAGCACGTGGATCGAAAGAGCAAATTCGTCAGTTATCAGGTATGCGTGGATTGATGGCTAAACCTCAAAAAGCTGGTTCTACTGGTGGGGATATCATCGAAAACCCAATTATCTCTAACTTCCGTGAAGGTCTGTCTATCTTAGAGTACTTTATTTCTTCGCACGGTGCGCGTAAAGGTCTTGCCGATACTGCCTTAAAAACTGCCGATGCTGGATACTTGACTCGTCGTTTGGTTGACGTTGCACAAGACGTTATCGTCATGCACGAAGACTGTGGTACATTAAGAGGTTTAGAAATTTCAGCACTTAAGAAAAAAGAAGAAATTATCGAAAGTCTTTCTTCTCGTGTATTAGGTCGTACTTCGTTAAATGATATTTATAACCCAAATAACGGTGAGTTAATCATTGCTGCTGGTCAAATTATCACAGAAGATATCGGTGAAGTTTTAGAAGCTGCTGGTATCGAAAACGTAGAAGTTCGTTCTCCATTAACATGTGAAGCGAAAACTGGAATTTGTGCGAAATGTTACGGACGTAACTTAGCAACAGGTAAAGGAGTTCAAAAAGGTGAATCTGTAGGTGTAGTTGCTGCACAATCTATTGGTGAACCTGGTACACAGTTAACATTACGTACATTCCACGTTGGGGGTACTGCTGGTAACGTTTCTGAACAAAATACAATTAATGCAAAAGTTGATGGTACTGTTGAGTTTGATGACTTACGTTTAGTGCAATCTACTGATGATGCAGGAAACCTTGTAGATACAGTTGTTTCTCGTTCTACAGAGATGAAAGTAATCGACGATTTAGGAAACATTCGTCAACAAACTAACATCGCTTACGGTACAGTTTTATCAGTGAAAAATGGAGCTAAAGTTCAAAAAGGTCAAGAGATTGCAAGCTGGGACCCTTATAACGGGGTAATCATCGCAGAATCTACTGGTAAAATCGAGTATGAACAATTAGAACAAGGGGTAACCTTCCAAATTGAAATCGATGAGCAAACTGGATTCCAAGAAAAAGTTATTTCTGAATCACGTAATAAAAAATTAGTTCCAGCGTTAAGAGTTATCACAATTGATGGTGAAGAAAAAACATACAACTTACCAGTAGGTGCACACTTAATGGTAAATGATGGAGAAAAAATTAATGCAGGTAAAATCTTAGTTAAGATCCCTCGTAAGTCGGCTAAATCTGGCGATATTACAGGAGGTTTACCTCGTATTACAGAGTTGTTAGAAGCTCGTAACCCATCTAACCCATCAGTTGTTTGTGAAATGGATGGAGTTGTATCTTTCGGTAAAATTAAACGTGGTAACCGCGAAATCATCGTTGAATCTAAAAATGGTGAAATCCGTCGTTACTTAGTTAAATTATCTGCTCAAATCTTAGTTCAAGAAAATGACTTCGTACGTGCAGGTGAGCCTTTATCAGATGGAGCAATTACACCAGAAGATATTTTAAGAATCTTAGGACCAACAGCGGTTCAAGAATACTTAGTAAACGAGATTCAAGATGTATACCGTTTACAAGGGGTGAAAATTGATGACAAACACTTCGAGATTATCGTACGCCAAATGTTACGTAAAGTTCGTATTGTTGATTCAGGAGACACAAGATTCTTAGAAGATAGTTTAGAGCATAAAGACGATTTCATGGAAGAAAACGATCGCTTATTTGGAATGAAAGTCGTAGAAGATGCAGGAGATTCTGATACATTAAAACCAGGTCAAATCATCTCAGTTCGTGATCTACGTGATGAAAACTCTAAATTAAAACGTGAAGATAAAAACTTAGTAATAGCACGTGAAGCTTTACCTGCAACAGCAGAAGCAGTTTTACAAGGTATTACAAGAGCATCTTTACAAACTAAATCTTTCATGTCTGCGGCATCGTTCCAGGAAACAACAAAAGTTCTTAACGAAGCAGCTGTAGCTGGTAAAGTAGACGGTTTAGTAGGATTGAAAGAAAACGTTATCGTTGGACACTTAATTCCTGCAGGAACTGGATTAAAAGAGTATCAAAACATTATCGTAGGATCTAACCGTGAATACGAGGAATTAATAAACGCAAAACAAGAATTATAA